A stretch of Pseudomonadota bacterium DNA encodes these proteins:
- a CDS encoding TonB-dependent receptor: MKIVQSLGSAVLLALLASGTQEARSQDGAEDEEIIDVVVVTARKREESITDIPISITAFSAEDIEAIGMQSIADLPAVTPGFVYEKFAGIPGRFDNSPRFRGISVNSLAPSRQTASVFIDGIFVSNGIQGIGLEDVERIEVIKGPQSAYFGRLTFGGAVNYVTKTPGEEFKGRISAMAADRSDYQVQASVEGPLASWVKGRLSVSYRDKGGHYRAENDGTELGAEETSAIGGTLFFTPSDNLEIKLRGYYYENDDGAPAYTFSGLDDHNCGPFGGTDTTICGDAQITPLRFNSDVSDGLRDRLLSLPSVLGPNRTQIGLERESTRLSLQFNYDIPGTSMTVSGLFGSNDEEVQLLRDADDSSDEAYFSFANRKFEDDSQELRLSGLNFDDRLQWSIGVNHFEQDFANNGTFIVPPLGFLNFNAAPALEAISTTGIFGSLIYDLTDTVTITLEGRQQKDEVDDDGNTDDMVPPESVEFDNFLPRAIVEWQATEDALLYASFSEGNLPGGFNAEVANLSDAQLAELRAIQSDASAAFREEQLDNIELGWKQVWNNGAGVTTLAIFNMERTDQTFRRADIVSDPNDPTGVQQVDYFINAGKSEVNGLEFEGDYAFTEGFSMGATLAYIDSEFKVFNSGVHAEVFGSPDASGRRAERFPEWSGSVSASFNGKFSNGLDWFARTDAFYQGERFADEINLTTAPSGYQINLRAGIRTDNYRIEAFVTNLTDDETPTAINRFRDLSFDTSLFDFSTLGYQLGLRDRRQVGIRATYEF; the protein is encoded by the coding sequence ATGAAGATTGTCCAATCCCTCGGATCAGCCGTTTTGTTAGCGCTTCTGGCCTCCGGCACCCAGGAGGCACGTTCTCAGGACGGCGCCGAAGACGAGGAAATTATTGATGTGGTCGTTGTTACGGCACGGAAGCGAGAGGAGTCGATTACCGACATTCCGATTTCCATCACGGCATTCAGCGCAGAGGACATCGAGGCAATCGGCATGCAGAGCATCGCTGACCTGCCTGCCGTAACACCAGGCTTTGTCTATGAAAAATTTGCGGGCATTCCGGGGCGTTTCGACAACAGCCCAAGATTCCGGGGGATCTCCGTCAACTCCCTGGCGCCGAGCCGTCAAACCGCTTCGGTCTTCATTGACGGTATCTTTGTTTCCAACGGCATTCAGGGGATTGGCCTTGAAGACGTTGAACGGATTGAGGTCATCAAAGGCCCTCAGTCTGCTTACTTTGGACGCCTGACGTTCGGAGGCGCCGTTAACTACGTCACCAAAACCCCCGGCGAAGAATTTAAAGGGCGGATTTCCGCGATGGCAGCAGATCGCAGCGACTATCAGGTCCAGGCCAGCGTCGAAGGCCCCCTGGCAAGCTGGGTTAAAGGTCGCCTCAGCGTTTCGTACCGGGACAAAGGCGGTCACTACCGCGCTGAGAACGACGGCACCGAGCTCGGTGCTGAGGAGACTTCAGCCATCGGCGGGACGCTGTTCTTTACGCCGAGTGACAACCTGGAAATCAAGCTGCGAGGTTATTACTACGAGAACGACGACGGCGCTCCGGCCTACACGTTCTCAGGCCTCGATGACCACAACTGCGGCCCTTTCGGCGGCACGGACACCACCATCTGTGGAGACGCGCAGATCACGCCGCTGCGTTTCAACTCAGACGTATCGGACGGGCTGCGCGATCGACTGCTGAGCCTGCCGTCCGTCCTGGGCCCAAACCGAACCCAGATTGGCCTGGAGCGGGAGTCGACGCGGCTCAGCCTGCAGTTCAACTACGACATTCCGGGCACGAGCATGACGGTGAGCGGATTGTTTGGCAGCAATGATGAGGAAGTACAGCTGCTGCGCGATGCAGATGATTCCTCAGACGAAGCGTACTTTTCGTTTGCCAACCGCAAGTTTGAAGACGACAGTCAGGAGCTTCGGTTGTCGGGTCTGAACTTCGACGACCGGCTGCAGTGGTCGATCGGCGTCAATCATTTCGAACAGGATTTCGCCAACAACGGCACCTTCATTGTTCCGCCGCTGGGCTTTCTCAACTTCAACGCGGCGCCTGCGCTCGAAGCGATCAGCACCACGGGCATTTTCGGCAGCCTGATTTACGACCTTACCGATACGGTGACCATCACGCTGGAAGGCCGTCAGCAGAAAGACGAAGTTGATGACGACGGCAACACAGACGACATGGTGCCGCCCGAGAGCGTGGAGTTCGACAATTTCCTTCCCCGAGCTATCGTCGAGTGGCAGGCGACGGAAGATGCCTTGCTCTACGCCAGTTTTTCTGAGGGTAACCTGCCTGGCGGGTTTAATGCCGAAGTTGCCAATCTGTCGGACGCACAGCTCGCTGAGCTTCGGGCGATTCAGAGTGACGCATCCGCCGCCTTTCGCGAGGAGCAGCTGGACAATATCGAGCTCGGTTGGAAGCAGGTTTGGAACAATGGGGCCGGCGTAACGACCCTGGCGATCTTTAACATGGAGCGAACCGACCAGACCTTTCGACGCGCGGATATCGTGAGCGACCCGAACGACCCCACCGGTGTGCAGCAGGTCGACTACTTTATCAATGCGGGAAAGTCGGAGGTTAACGGGCTGGAGTTTGAGGGGGACTACGCCTTCACGGAGGGCTTTTCGATGGGCGCAACGTTGGCATACATCGATTCTGAGTTTAAGGTCTTCAACTCCGGCGTCCATGCCGAGGTCTTTGGATCGCCGGACGCCAGCGGCCGCCGCGCGGAGCGGTTCCCGGAATGGAGCGGCTCGGTGTCGGCGTCCTTCAACGGCAAATTTTCCAACGGTCTGGATTGGTTTGCCCGCACGGACGCCTTCTATCAAGGCGAGCGATTCGCCGATGAGATCAATCTGACCACGGCTCCGTCCGGGTACCAGATCAACCTGCGCGCCGGCATTCGAACCGACAACTACCGGATCGAAGCGTTTGTGACTAATCTGACCGACGATGAAACGCCAACGGCCATCAACCGATTCCGTGACCTTTCTTTCGATACGTCGTTGTTCGATTTTAGTACGCTTGGTTATCAGCTCGGTCTGCGGGATCGCAGGCAGGTCGGCATCCGCGCAACTTACGAGTTCTAG
- a CDS encoding SUMF1/EgtB/PvdO family nonheme iron enzyme produces the protein MSHKLNLQAAATAALFLLATTGVGAQPFKDCSDCPEMIEIPSGTATLGAEPYEANTKPGDLPLREVSIAYRLSVAKTEVTQAQYRAFMEASGHQMSQLGCNTWNVNRIMGYVRAHSWEAPGYPQNDSHPVVCVSHEDATAYASWLAEKTGKPYRLLSSTEFEYALRAGTRGPWFWGLSNADACQYANVGDNTFRRHFEYAPVFHCDDGYLQTAPVGSFEPNPWGLHDMLGNAWEWTDDCVHRQSKAMPLDGRAWLAEDNGDCSRRTPRGGSWVSGTDWVRAAAQAGDGAGYHSQILGFRVALTLNGD, from the coding sequence ATGAGTCATAAGCTTAATTTGCAGGCCGCCGCTACGGCGGCCTTATTTTTACTGGCGACGACGGGCGTCGGCGCGCAGCCGTTTAAGGATTGTTCCGACTGTCCGGAAATGATCGAGATCCCTTCTGGTACGGCAACGCTGGGGGCAGAGCCGTATGAGGCGAACACTAAGCCGGGCGACCTCCCGCTGCGAGAGGTCTCGATCGCGTATCGGCTTTCCGTGGCGAAAACCGAGGTGACGCAGGCCCAGTACCGGGCGTTTATGGAAGCGTCAGGGCATCAGATGAGCCAGCTCGGCTGCAACACCTGGAACGTTAACCGGATTATGGGTTATGTGCGCGCCCACAGCTGGGAAGCGCCAGGTTATCCCCAAAACGACAGCCACCCGGTAGTCTGCGTGAGCCACGAAGACGCCACCGCCTATGCGAGCTGGCTCGCGGAAAAGACCGGAAAACCTTACCGGCTACTGTCGTCGACCGAGTTTGAGTATGCGCTTCGAGCAGGGACGCGAGGGCCCTGGTTCTGGGGTCTTAGCAACGCGGACGCTTGCCAATATGCCAACGTCGGAGACAACACCTTCCGGCGGCACTTTGAATACGCTCCGGTTTTTCACTGTGACGACGGCTATCTGCAGACGGCGCCCGTCGGGAGCTTCGAACCCAATCCCTGGGGGCTCCACGATATGTTGGGCAATGCCTGGGAATGGACCGACGACTGCGTGCACCGACAAAGCAAGGCGATGCCTCTGGACGGGCGAGCCTGGCTGGCGGAGGACAACGGTGACTGCAGCCGACGAACGCCGCGCGGCGGCAGCTGGGTGTCAGGGACCGACTGGGTGCGAGCGGCGGCACAGGCGGGAGATGGCGCCGGCTATCACAGCCAGATCTTGGGTTTTCGGGTGGCGTTGACGCTCAACGGCGACTAG